One genomic region from Octopus bimaculoides isolate UCB-OBI-ISO-001 chromosome 30, ASM119413v2, whole genome shotgun sequence encodes:
- the LOC106873634 gene encoding adhesion G-protein coupled receptor G6 isoform X2: MRNDKLYRVTQNSKGNTNINSYVLAANVPNIRIINLDEPVKISFDLIHQNAANPECVYWDESPGEDPRWSTKGCKISDYVPGKKVVCSCDHLASFALLMVEVLVMR, encoded by the exons GTAACACAAAACTCCAAAGGAAATACTAACATTAACAGCTATGTTCTGGCTGCCAATGTTCCTAACATTCGAATAATCAACCTTGATGAACCAGTTAAAATATCATTCGATTTAATACACCAG aaTGCCGCCAACCCAGAATGTGTTTACTGGGATGAATCTCCAGGAGAGGATCCTCGTTGGTCAACAAAAGGCTGTAAGATATCCGATTATGTACCTGGAAAGAAAGTAGTCTGTTCCTGCGACCATCTTGCAAGTTTTGCCTTATTAATG GTAGAAGTTTTGGTAATGAGATAG
- the LOC106873634 gene encoding adhesion G-protein coupled receptor G6 isoform X1 translates to MRNDKLYRVTQNSKGNTNINSYVLAANVPNIRIINLDEPVKISFDLIHQNAANPECVYWDESPGEDPRWSTKGCKISDYVPGKKVVCSCDHLASFALLMDVYANEDDIKNVKSLSVISNIGCGLSFVCLVLTVIIHVCFR, encoded by the exons GTAACACAAAACTCCAAAGGAAATACTAACATTAACAGCTATGTTCTGGCTGCCAATGTTCCTAACATTCGAATAATCAACCTTGATGAACCAGTTAAAATATCATTCGATTTAATACACCAG aaTGCCGCCAACCCAGAATGTGTTTACTGGGATGAATCTCCAGGAGAGGATCCTCGTTGGTCAACAAAAGGCTGTAAGATATCCGATTATGTACCTGGAAAGAAAGTAGTCTGTTCCTGCGACCATCTTGCAAGTTTTGCCTTATTAATG GATGTCTACGCGAATGAAGACGATATAAAAAATGTCAAATCCTTATCTGTTATATCTAACATTGGCTGTGGACTATCATTTGTCTGTCTTGTTCTTACAGTAATAATTCACGTTTGTTTCAG GTAG